The following are encoded in a window of Castanea sativa cultivar Marrone di Chiusa Pesio chromosome 5, ASM4071231v1 genomic DNA:
- the LOC142635847 gene encoding threonine synthase, chloroplastic-like, with amino-acid sequence MAYSCSSSSSSTSSIFSIKPKTPSPKPHFPKPHFIKASTNPSPQPSQQQPKPISVSKPRRPLDENIRDEARRNNPTYSHLFSAKYVPFNPDPSHQTSDESYSLDEIVYRSRSGGLLDVEHDIAALKTYDGKYWRDLFDSRVGKTTWPYGSGVWSKKEWVLPEIDDADIVSAFEGNSNLFWAERYGKQFLGMNDLWVKHCGISHTGSFKDLGMTVLVSQVNRLRKMNRPVVGVGCASTGDTSAALSAYCASAGIPSIVFLPANRISIAQLVQPIANGAFVLSLDTDFDGCMHLIREVTSELPIYLANSLNSLRLEGQKTAAIEILQQFDWQVPDWVIVPGGNLGNIYAFYKGFHMCKELGLVDRIPRLVCAQAANANPLYLHYKSGWKDFKAVKANATFASAIQIGDPVSIDRAVYALKNSNGIVEEATEEELMDAMAEADSTGMFICPHTGVALTALIKLRKSGVIGKTDRTVVVSTAHGLKFTQSKIDYHSKEIKDMACRFANPPVHVKADFASVMDVLQRYLLSKSPNH; translated from the coding sequence atggcttattcttgttcttcttcttcatcatctacCTCCTCCATCTTCTccatcaaacccaaaaccccatCTCCAAAACCCCATTTCCCAAAACCCCATTTCATCAAAGCCTCCACAAACCCATCTCCTCAACCATCACAACAACAGCCAAAACCCATCTCAGTATCCAAACCCCGCCGCCCACTCGACGAAAACATCCGCGACGAGGCTCGCCGCAACAACCCAACGTACTCCCACCTCTTCTCCGCCAAGTACGTCCCTTTCAACCCAGACCCATCTCACCAAACCTCCGACGAGTCCTACTCCCTCGACGAGATCGTGTACCGCTCTCGATCCGGCGGGCTGCTCGACGTCGAGCACGATATCGCCGCCTTGAAAACCTACGACGGCAAGTACTGGCGCGACCTCTTCGATTCCCGCGTCGGCAAGACCACGTGGCCGTACGGCTCCGGCGTCTGGTCCAAGAAAGAATGGGTCCTCCCGGAGATCGACGACGCCGATATCGTGTCGGCTTTCGAGGGAAACTCTAACCTTTTCTGGGCTGAGCGTTATGGCAAACAGTTTCTGGGCATGAATGATTTGTGGGTTAAACACTGTGGGATTAGCCATACTGGGAGTTTCAAGGATTTGGGTATGACTGTTTTGGTGAGTCAAGTGAATCGGCTTCGAAAAATGAACCGTCCTGTTGTTGGGGTTGGCTGTGCCAGCACCGGAGACACCTCGGCCGCGCTTTCGGCTTATTGTGCCTCTGCTGGGATTCCCTCCATTGTTTTCTTGCCTGCTAATAGAATCTCCATTGCCCAGTTGGTTCAGCCCATTGCCAATGGCGCTTTCGTGTTGAGCCTCGACACTGATTTCGATGGATGTATGCATCTCATCCGTGAGGTAACCTCTGAATTGCCCATTTACTTAGCTAATTCATTGAATAGTTTGAGATTAGAGGGTCAGAAAACTGCTGCTATTGAGATTTTGCAACAATTTGATTGGCAAGTGCCTGATTGGGTTATAGTTCCGGGTGGGAATCTTGGGAATATATATGCTTTTTATAAAGGTTTCCATATGTGTAAAGAATTAGGCCTTGTGGATAGGATTCCTAGGTTAGTTTGTGCTCAGGCTGCCAATGCAAACCCGCTTTACTTGCATTACAAGTCAGGGTGGAAGGATTTCAAGGCTGTAAAGGCGAATGCCACGTTTGCATCCGCTATTCAGATAGGTGATCCGGTCTCGATTGATAGAGCAGTGTATGCCCTGAAGAATTCTAATGGGATTGTTGAGGAGGCAACTGAGGAGGAGTTGATGGACGCTATGGCGGAGGCAGATTCAACTGGGATGTTTATATGCCCCCATACGGGTGTTGCGTTGACTGCATTGATTAAGTTGAGGAAGAGTGGGGTGATTGGGAAGACGGATCGGACAGTGGTGGTGAGCACTGCACATGGGTTGAAGTTTACTCAATCTAAGATTGATTATCATTCTAAGGAGATTAAGGATATGGCGTGCCGGTTTGCTAATCCGCCGGTTCATGTCAAGGCGGATTTTGCTTCAGTTATGGATGTGTTGCAGAGGTATTTGTTGAGTAAGTCGCCGAATCACTAG
- the LOC142633652 gene encoding myosin-17-like, whose product MASPVNIVVGSHVWVDDPVLAWLDGEVTRINGQEVHVKTTNGKTVIKSISKVFPKDTEAPPGGVDDMTKLSYLHEPGVLQNLATRYELNEIYTYTGNILIAINPFQRLPHLYDTHMMEQYKGAALGELSPHVFAVADVAYRAMINEGKSNSILVSGESGAGKTETTKMLMRYLAHLGGRSGVEGRTVEQQVLESNPVLEAFGNAKTVRNNNSSRFGKFVEIQFDKNGRISGAAIRTYLLERSRVCQISVPERNYHCFYLLCAAPPEDIEKYKLGSPKTFHYLNQSNCYELDGVNDAHEYLATRRAMEIVGINEEEQEAIFRVVAAILHLGNINFAKGKEIDSSVIKDEKSRFHLNMTAELLRCDAQSLEDALIKRVMVTPEEIITRTLDPENAIASRDALAKTIYSRLFDWLVEKINISIGQDPNSKSIIGVLDIYGFESFKCNSFEQFCINFTNEKLQQHFNQHVFKMEQEEYTKEEIDWSYIEFVDNQDVLDLIEKKPGGIIALLDEACMFPKSTHETFAQKLYQTFKNHQRFIKPKLSRTNFTISHYAGEVTYQADQFLDKNKDYVVAEHQALLTASKCSFVVGLFPPLPEESSKSSKFSSIGARFKLQLQSLMETLSATEPHYIRCVKPNNVLKPAIFENSNIIQQLRCGGVLEAIRISCAGYPTRRTFYEFLNRFGVLAPEVLEGNYDDKMACQMILDKKGLKGYQIGKAKVFLRAGQMAELDARRAEVLGNAARIIQQQIRTYIARKEFILLRKAAIQTQSHWRGKMARKQYQQLRREAAALKIQKNFRRYSARKSHLMVLSSAIKLQTGLRAMTARNEFRLRKKTKAAIIIQANWRCHQAYSYFKSLQKAAIVSQCGWRCRVARRELRMLKMAARETGALKEAKDKLEKRVEELTWRLQLEKRLRTDLEEAKARETAKLQEALHAMQVQVEEANSMIIKEREAARKAIEEAPPVIKETPVIIQDTQRVESLTAEVERLKVLLQSETQIAEETKQAFAIEQAKNGELNRKLEDAEKKVDQLQDSVQRLEEKLTNLQSENQVMRQQALPISPKGKVLSARPKTTIIQRTPENGNVQNGEIRKPSDSIVAVPNSREATEAEEKPQKSLNEKQQENQDLLIKCISQDLGFSGGKPVSACLIYKCLLQWRSFEVERTNIFDRIIQTVGLALEVQDNNDVLAYWLSNSSTLLLLLQRTLKATGAANLTPQRRRSASTSLFGRMSQGLRASPQSVGFSFLNSRILGGLDELRQVEAKYPALLFKQQLTAFLEKIYGMIRDNLKKEISPLLGFCIQAPRTSRASLVKGRAQANAAAQQALIAHWQSIVKCIDNSLKIMRANHVPPFLVCKLFTQIFSFINVQLFNSLLLRRECCSFSNGEYLKAGLAELEQWCHDATEEFVGLAWDEMKHIRQAVGFLVIHQKPKKTLKEITNDLCPVLSIQQLYRISTMYWDDKYGTHSVSTDVISSMRIMMTEDSNNAVSSSFLLDDDSSIPFTVDDISKSMKHIEVPDIDPPPLIRENSGFTFLLQRSE is encoded by the exons ATG GCATCACCGGTTAACATAGTTGTGGGTTCTCATGTATGGGTTGACGATCCAGTTTTGGCATGGTTGGATGGGGAAGTTACTCGGATCAATGGCCAGGAGGTTCATGTCAAAACCACCAATGGAAAAACA GTCATTAAAAGTATATCAAAAGTGTTTCCAAAGGATACTGAAGCTCCTCCTGGAGGGGTTGATGACATGACAAAGCTTTCCTATTTGCATGAACCTGGAGTTCTGCAAAACTTGGCCACTAGATATGAACTTAATGAAATCTAT ACATACACGGGAAATATCCTGATAGCAATTAATCCATTTCAACGATTGCCACATCTATATGACACACACATGATGGAACAATACAAAGGAGCTGCTCTTGGGGAGCTGAGTCCTCATGTCTTTGCAGTTGCAGATGTTGCATACAG GGCAATGATTAATGAAGGAAAAAGCAATTCAATTTTGGTTAGTGGAGAAAGTGGTGCTGGTAAAACTGAGACAACAAAGATGCTCATGAGATATCTTGCACACTTAGGTGGGCGATCTGGAGTAGAAGGACGAACAGTTGAACAGCAAGTTCTGGAG TCCAACCCAGTTCTTGAGGCCTTTGGTAATGCCAAAACAGTTCGGAACAACAACTCAAG TCGTTTTGGTAAATTTGTTGAAATCCAATTCGACAAGAATGGTAGGATATCTGGGGCAGCAATTAGAACGTATCTGCTCGAAAGGTCTCGTGTTTGCCAGATTTCTGTTCCCGAAAGAAATTACCATTGCTTTTACCTCCTTTGTGCTGCACCACCTGAG GACATTGAGAAATATAAGTTGGGGAGTCCGAAAACTTTCCATTatttaaatcaatcaaattgctATGAGCTTGATGGTGTAAATGATGCTCATGAATATCTTGCAACCAGGAGAGCTATGGAAATAGTTGGAATTAATGAGGAAGAACAG GAGGCAATATTCAGGGTTGTAGCTGCAATTCTTCACCTTGGTAATATTAATTTTGCCAAAGGGAAGGAAATAGATTCCTCTGTCATTAAGGATGAAAAGTCTAGATTCCATCTTAATATGACCGCAGAACTTCTTAG GTGTGATGCCCAGAGCTTGGAAGATGCTCTAATTAAACGTGTAATGGTGACACCTGAAGAAATTATTACAAGAACTCTTGACCCTGAAAATGCAATTGCTAGCAGAGATGCATTAGCCAAGACAATATATTCTCGCTTGTTTGACTG GCTTGtggaaaaaattaacatttctatTGGACAGGATCCAAACTCAAAGTCAATAATTGGAGTCCTTGATATCTATGGTTTTGAAAGTTTTAAGTGCAATAG TTTTGAGCAGTTCTGCATCAATTTCACAAATGAAAAACTACAACAGCATTTCAATCAG CATGTGTTTAAAATGGAGCAGGAAGAGTATACCAAAGAAGAGATAGATTGGAGCTACATTGAGTTTGTCGATAACCAAGATGTGCTTGATCTGATTGAAAAG AAACCTGGTGGAATTATTGCGCTACTTGATGAGGCCTG TATGTTTCCTAAATCAACACATGAAACATTTGCACAGAAGTTGTACCAGACATTTAAGAATCACCAGCGCTTTATCAAACCAAAGCTTTCTCGCACAAATTTTACCATATCACACTATGCAGGGGAG GTAACTTATCAAGCTGATCAGTTCCTGGACAAGAACAAAGATTATGTGGTGGCAGAACATCAAGCTTTATTGAcagcctcaaagtgctcttttgtgGTGGGTCTCTTTCCCCCACTTCCAGAAGAATCATCAAAGTCATCCAAATTTTCCTCCATTGGAGCACGCTTCAAG CTACAACTTCAATCGTTGATGGAGACCTTGAGTGCCACAGAACCTCATTACATCAGATGTGTGAAGCCAAATAACGTCCTGAAACCTGCTATTTTTGAGAATTCTAATATCATTCAACAATTACGCTGTGGT GGTGTCCTTGAGGCCATCAGGATAAGTTGTGCTGGATATCCTACCAGACGCACATTTTATGAGTTTCTTAATCGTTTTGGTGTTCTGGCTCCAGAAGTTCTGGAAGGAAA TTATGATGATAAAATGGCTTGCCAAATGATTCTTGATAAGAAGGGATTGAAAGGATATCAG ATAGGCAAAGCAAAGGTTTTCCTCAGAGCTGGTCAGATGGCTGAGTTGGATGCTAGAAGAGCAGAGGTACTTGGAAATGCTGCTAGAATTATCCAACAACAAATTCGTACATACATTGCCCGTAAAGAGTTCATCTTATTGCGCAAAGCTGCTATTCAGACGCAATCCCATTGGCGAG gtaaaATGGCTCGTAAACAGTATCAGCAGTTGAGACGGGAAGCTGCAGCCCTGAAGATTCAGAAGAATTTCAGGCGATACAGTGCCAGGAAATCCCACCTAATGGTACTTTCATCGGCAATCAAATTGCAGACAGGCTTAAGAGCAATGACAGCACGCAATGAATTCAGATTACGGAAGAAAACTAAAGCTGCCATTATTATTCAG GCAAATTGGCGCTGCCACCAAGCTTATTCTTATTTTAAGAGTCTTCAGAAGGCAGCTATTGTTTCTCAGTGTGGCTGGAGATGCCGAGTTGCTAGAAGAGAGCTCAGAATGCTCAAAATG GCTGCAAGGGAAACTGGGGCACTTAAAGAAGCAAAAGACAAATTAGAAAAGCGTGTGGAAGAACTTACATGGCGCTTGCAATTAGAAAAGCGATTAAGG ACTGATCTTGAGGAGGCAAAAGCACGCGAAACTGCCAAGCTACAAGAAGCATTGCATGCAATGCAAGTACAAGTAGAAGAAGCAAACTCCATGATCATTAAAGAACGAGAGGCAGCCAGAAAGGCTATTGAAGAAGCACCTCCTGTCATCAAGGAGACTCCTGTTATAATACAAGATACACAAAGGGTTGAGTCGCTGACAGCTGAAGTTGAAAGATTGAAG GTCTTGTTGCAATCAGAAACACAGATAGCAGAAGAGACCAAACAGGCTTTTGCTATTGAGCAAGCCAAAAATGGGGAATTGAATAGGAAGCTTGAAGATGCAGAGAAGAAAGTGGATCAGCTTCAAGATTCAGTGCAAAG GCTTGAGGAGAAGCTCACTAATTTACAATCAGAGAATCAGGTAATGCGACAACAAGCCCTGCCCATATCACCAAAAGGGAAAGTTTTATCTGCAAGACCAAAGACAACAATCATTCAG AGGACTCCTGAGAATGGCAATGTTCAAAATGGAGAAATAAGGAAACCCTCG GATTCAATTGTTGCTGTACCTAACTCACGGGAAGCCACTGAAGCCGAGGAAAAGCCACAGAAATCTCTAAATGAAAAGCAGCAG GAGAACCAGGACCTGCTAATAAAGTGTATTTCACAAGATCTAGGTTTTTCTGGGGGCAAACCTGTTTCTGCTTGTCTAATATACAAATGCCTTCTCCAATGGCGGTCTTTTGAGGTTGAAAGAACCAATATTTTTGACCGTATCATTCAAACAGTAGGCTTGGCACTAGAG GTCCAGGATAACAATGACGTATTAGCTTATTGGCTATCAAATTCATCCACATTGCTGTTACTCCTCCAACGCACATTGAAGGCAACTGGAGCAGCAAACTTAACTCCACAACGGCGAAGATCAGCATCAACTTCTCTATTTGGGAGGATGTCTCAA GGGCTTCGAGCATCTCCACAAAGTGTTGGGTTCTCATTTCTTAATAGTCGGATTCTTGGTGGCCTGGATGAACTACGGCAAGTTGAAGCCAAATATCCAGCTTTGCTTTTTAAACAGCAACTCACAGCCTTCCTTGAAAAAATATATGGAATGATAAgagataatttaaaaaaagagatcTCCCCATTGCTTGGATTTTGTATCCAG GCACCTAGGACATCCCGAGCTAGTTTAGTGAAGGGACGTGCTCAAGCCAATGCTGCAGCTCAACAAGCTCTGATTGCTCACTGGCAAAGCATTGTGAAATGCATTGATAACTCCTTGAAGATCATGAGGGCCAACCAT GTCCCTCCATTCCTAGTTTGCAAATTATTCACTCAGatattttctttcatcaatGTTCAGTTATTTAACAG cCTTCTCTTGCGGCGTGAATGTTGTTCATTCAGCAATGGGGAATACTTGAAGGCAGGGTTGGCTGAGTTGGAACAGTGGTGTCATGATGCGACCGAGGAG TTTGTAGGTTTGGCTTGGGATGAGATGAAGCACATCCGACAAGCAGTTGGCTTCCTG GTCATACATCAGAAGCCCAAAAAGACCTTGAAAGAAATAACAAATGATCTATGTCCA GTGCTTAGCATACAGCAATTATACAGGATCAGTACAATGTACTGGGATGACAAATATGGTACTCACAGTGTATCTACTGAT GTTATTTCAAGTATGAGAATTATGATGACCGAGGACTCAAACAATGCTGTTAGCAGTTCTTTCTTATTGGATGACGACTCTAG CATTCCATTTACTGTGGATGACATTTCCAAGTCAATGAAACATATTGAAGTTCCTGATATTGATCCTCCACCTCTTATTCGCGAAAACTCGGGCTTTACATTCTTATTACAACGCTCAGAATGA